ACCTTCACCGGGCGCTCGGCCACGCCGGCGGTGAACTCGAACTCGTCGACGAGCCACGGCTCGTCGTACTCGACCTCTTCGACCACCGAGGGCTTGTCGAAGTAGTTGTGGCCCCACACCTTCACGGGGCCGTTGAACTCGTAGCCGTCGATTCGGTCCGCGAAGAACTCCACCATCTCGTTGCGGCGCATCTCGCCGTCGACGACGGTGTCGAGGCCGGCGCGCTCGTGCTCGTGGGTGATGAGCCGACAGGCGTCGTCGTGGGCCTCTTCGAGGTCCGACTCGTCGAACTTCGAGTCGGGGTCGTCGACCAGATCGTCGGCCCGGTTGAGCCACTTCGGCTTCGGGTACGAGCCGACGACGGTCGTGAGCAGGAACGCGTCGTTCGGGTGGTCGTCCGGGCGAAACTGGTCGCGGTTGGCTTCGGGGTTTCGGACCATCAGTCGAGCACCTCCGCGGCGGCGGCCAGCGTGTTCAGCTTCTCGCGGTACTTGTTCGTCGGCAGGTAGAACAGCTCCGTGTTCGGCGTGAGGTAGGTCCGGTCGAACCCCTCAAGCGGGATCTGCGACTCGAACCACTCGACGCGCTCCGCGACCGTCTCCGGCCCCTCGACGAGCGTGTTCTGCCCGTCGACGAGCCCGAGCGACAGCGAGTCGGTCGACCCGAACTCCTGGACGTTGTAGACGGTGTCGTCGCGGTCGCCGGCGACGAGGTCGAGTCCGATCGCGTCCGCGCCCGCCTCGTCGACGAGGTGGGCGTACAGCTTCTCGCCCAGCGCGCCGTAGGACGTCTGGACGACCACGTCGGCGTCGGTCGCGTCGGCCACCGTCGCGATAGCGTCCGTCGCGCGCTCCTCCTCGCCCTCGGCGGGCGGGTTCGTGACGAGCGACGGTTCGAGGAGGAACAGCGTCTCGTGGGCCGGGAACGCGTCTACCTCGTCCGCGAGGAACCCCGCGATCGCGGCCTGGAAATCGGCCTCGTCGCCGTAGCGCTCGTCCGTCGCGAGGTCGGCCAGCGAGTACGGCCCGGGGAGCGTCGCCGCCAGCGACGCGTCCGCGGCGCCGTCCGCCTCGGCCAGTAGGTCGTCGGCCTTCTCCAGTTCGCCCGCCACGTCGCCGGAGAAGCCGAGGTCGTCGACGACGCGCGGGTCGCGGTAGAAGTTGTTGTTGTCGTAGTACCGGACGATACCGCCGGTCTCGACGGCGTCGCTGACGGTCAGCGGGTGCGCGATCATGTCGTCCCACCGGCCCTGCCCCTCGGAGATCAGGTCGAGACCGGCGTCCAGCTGATCGTCGACGTACTCGGCGCGAACCTCGTCGTACTCCGCCACGATCGCCTCGCTCTCGTCGCCGCTGAGGAGGTCGCCCTTCTGGTGACCCTTCAGGTCGGAGAGCGTCTCTTTCGCCCCGTCCGGAAGCGGATACAGCCCCGGCGTCGCCGCGACACGTTCGGTCATTACCGACCGTTGGATATGCCGTCGTATAATATTTGCTAATGCGCGTTATGCTTAATGGTAATTCACCGCGGAGAGTCACGCGCGCCGCAGCGCCACCACGGTGAGCGTCTCGAACGGGAACGACTCCTCGACGACCGG
The sequence above is a segment of the Halorubrum sp. 2020YC2 genome. Coding sequences within it:
- a CDS encoding 5-methyltetrahydropteroyltriglutamate--homocysteine methyltransferase, with the protein product MTERVAATPGLYPLPDGAKETLSDLKGHQKGDLLSGDESEAIVAEYDEVRAEYVDDQLDAGLDLISEGQGRWDDMIAHPLTVSDAVETGGIVRYYDNNNFYRDPRVVDDLGFSGDVAGELEKADDLLAEADGAADASLAATLPGPYSLADLATDERYGDEADFQAAIAGFLADEVDAFPAHETLFLLEPSLVTNPPAEGEEERATDAIATVADATDADVVVQTSYGALGEKLYAHLVDEAGADAIGLDLVAGDRDDTVYNVQEFGSTDSLSLGLVDGQNTLVEGPETVAERVEWFESQIPLEGFDRTYLTPNTELFYLPTNKYREKLNTLAAAAEVLD